The following are from one region of the Phormidium sp. PBR-2020 genome:
- the treZ gene encoding malto-oligosyltrehalose trehalohydrolase, translated as MTIGAIYLGGDRCDFSLWGPTLDQVTLEILTPEGQSHPLKQDDGGYWRASLDSIPPGTRYQYRLNGDRLRPDPMAQFQPEGVHGPSAVVDHGAFTWQDEAWRGIPLDESIIYELHIGTFTPAGTFEAAISRLRDLTALGITTIEIMPVSQFPGQRNWGYDGAYPFAVQNSYGGPDSLKALVNAAHQQGLAVILDVVYNHFGPEGNYSRDFGPYFTDKYQTPWGGAINFDDAYSDGVRNFVIENALYWLREYHFDGLRLDAIHAIYDGGAKHILGELSDRLAEFNQTASYPRYLIAESDLNDVRIIRPRSENGLGMDAQWSDDFHHSLHTLLTGEQQGYYEDFGSCQQLATAWQDSFVYQWTYSPHRKRFHGSDARDRPPAQFVICNQNHDQVGNRMLGERLSQLVSFEALKLAAAATLLNPAIPLLFMGEEYGEDSPFLYFIDHQDPDLVEAVRQGRKREFEAFHASGTPPDAASLETVNTSTLNWQKRDSGHHQVLLNFYHHLIERRNNNPAIRLGDRQQIQTQYNNESRWFSVHQSQANQAIWVIFNFSDSPIQSPPAPHQTWTKTLDSSDPIWQGSGPTAPQTLKGSESIKIPPLTVVLYET; from the coding sequence ATGACCATTGGTGCAATTTATTTGGGTGGCGATCGCTGTGACTTTTCCCTGTGGGGGCCCACCTTAGATCAGGTAACCCTGGAAATCCTAACGCCCGAGGGGCAATCACATCCCCTCAAGCAAGATGACGGAGGCTATTGGCGGGCCAGCCTCGACAGCATTCCCCCAGGAACCCGTTATCAGTATCGTCTCAACGGCGATCGCCTCCGCCCCGATCCCATGGCCCAATTTCAACCCGAGGGAGTTCACGGCCCCTCCGCCGTCGTCGATCACGGGGCCTTTACCTGGCAAGATGAGGCTTGGCGAGGGATTCCCCTAGACGAGTCGATTATCTACGAACTCCACATCGGCACCTTCACCCCCGCAGGAACCTTCGAGGCCGCCATCTCCCGGCTAAGGGACCTAACGGCCCTGGGAATTACCACCATTGAAATCATGCCTGTCTCTCAGTTTCCCGGCCAGCGGAACTGGGGTTACGATGGGGCCTATCCCTTTGCGGTTCAGAACTCCTACGGCGGCCCCGACAGCCTCAAAGCCCTCGTCAACGCCGCCCACCAACAGGGATTGGCAGTGATTCTAGATGTCGTCTATAACCACTTCGGCCCAGAAGGGAACTACAGCCGTGATTTTGGCCCCTATTTCACCGACAAGTATCAAACACCCTGGGGTGGGGCCATTAACTTCGATGATGCCTATAGCGATGGAGTCCGCAATTTTGTCATCGAAAACGCCCTCTACTGGCTACGGGAGTATCATTTCGACGGCTTACGTCTCGATGCCATCCATGCCATTTACGACGGCGGGGCCAAACATATTTTAGGGGAATTGAGCGATCGCCTGGCCGAGTTCAATCAAACCGCCAGCTATCCCCGCTATCTCATCGCCGAAAGCGATCTCAACGATGTCCGCATTATCCGCCCCCGTTCAGAAAATGGACTAGGAATGGATGCCCAATGGAGTGACGATTTCCACCATAGTTTGCATACCCTCCTCACCGGCGAACAACAGGGCTATTACGAAGACTTTGGCAGTTGCCAACAACTAGCCACCGCCTGGCAGGATAGTTTTGTCTATCAATGGACCTATTCCCCCCACCGTAAGCGATTTCACGGCAGCGATGCCCGCGATCGCCCCCCCGCCCAATTTGTCATCTGCAATCAAAATCACGACCAAGTTGGCAACCGAATGTTAGGAGAACGCCTCTCCCAACTGGTATCCTTCGAGGCCCTCAAACTCGCCGCCGCCGCCACCCTTCTCAATCCCGCAATCCCATTACTCTTCATGGGGGAAGAATACGGAGAAGACTCACCATTTCTCTATTTTATCGACCACCAAGACCCCGACTTAGTCGAAGCCGTCCGCCAAGGCCGCAAACGAGAATTTGAAGCCTTCCACGCCAGCGGAACCCCACCCGATGCCGCCAGTCTAGAGACCGTAAACACCTCAACCCTCAACTGGCAAAAACGCGACAGCGGCCATCATCAGGTATTACTGAACTTCTACCACCATCTCATCGAACGACGCAACAACAACCCAGCCATCCGATTGGGCGATCGCCAACAAATCCAAACCCAATATAACAACGAATCCCGCTGGTTCAGCGTTCACCAATCCCAAGCCAACCAAGCAATTTGGGTCATCTTCAACTTTAGCGACAGCCCCATTCAATCCCCCCCCGCCCCCCATCAAACCTGGACCAAAACCCTAGATTCCAGCGACCCCATTTGGCAAGGTTCCGGCCCAACCGCCCCCCAAACTCTAAAAGGTAGCGAATCCATCAAAATCCCCCCCCTAACCGTCGTACTCTACGAAACATAA